In a genomic window of Jeotgalibacillus aurantiacus:
- the alaS gene encoding alanine--tRNA ligase, translated as MKKWTGAEIRQMYLDFFKEKGHDIEPSASLVPHEDPSLLWINSGVATLKKYFDGRVIPANPRITNAQKSIRTNDIENVGKTARHHTFFEMLGNFSIGEYFKEEAIEWAWEFLTSDKWIGFDPEKLSVTIHPEDDEAFEIWKDKVGVPEHRIIRLEGNFWDIGEGPSGPNSEIFFDRGEEYGNDPADPELYPGGENDRYLEIWNLVFSQFNHNADDTYTPLPKKNIDTGMGLERMACVVQDVPTNFETDLFMPIIEATELVSKVRYGQSENDMAFKVIADHIRTVSFAVGDGALPSNEGRGYVLRRLLRRAVRFAKQLGINRPFMFELVPVVADIMFDFYPEVKQKQEFIQKVIKNEEERFHETLNEGLAILNELMKAAKENGSNLIQGKDVFRLYDTFGFPVELTEEYAEENGLQIDQDGFRAEMEAQRSRARAARQESGSMQVQGGVLGDIKVNSEFVGYSRLKHDSVIEELVINQEFASEASEGQEVQFILAETPFYAESGGQIGDKGIVSNDLVTIEVKDVKKAPNGQNLHTGIVTAGTVTKGDAVTAEVKTDSRNRITKNHTATHLLHQALKDVLGDHVNQAGSLVEPDRLRFDFSHFGQVTQEELEQIEEIVNAKIWTSYEVDTAIKSLDEAKAMGAMALFGEKYGSEVRVVSIGDYSLELCGGCHVGNTAEIGLFRIVSEGGIGAGTRRIEAVTGEAAYRHMNDQINILNRSAKKLKANPRDLETRLEGLQSDVKVLQRENESLNAKLSNIEAKSILDKIEDVDGVSVLAQKVQAADMNALRTMADDVKNKLGSGVLVLISVQGDKVQIIAGVTKDLIEKGYHAGKLIKEVAGICGGGGGGRPDMAQAGGKDPSKVEEALLFVPEWVKSV; from the coding sequence ATGAAAAAATGGACAGGTGCAGAAATCAGACAAATGTATTTGGATTTCTTTAAGGAAAAAGGACATGATATTGAGCCGAGTGCATCACTCGTTCCACACGAAGATCCTTCTTTACTCTGGATCAACAGCGGTGTTGCGACGCTGAAGAAGTATTTTGACGGTCGTGTGATTCCGGCTAATCCGCGTATTACCAATGCGCAGAAATCGATTCGTACGAATGATATTGAAAACGTCGGAAAAACAGCCCGTCACCATACATTCTTCGAAATGCTTGGTAACTTCTCAATCGGAGAATATTTTAAAGAAGAAGCGATTGAATGGGCATGGGAATTCCTCACTTCTGATAAGTGGATCGGCTTTGATCCAGAGAAGCTTTCTGTCACGATTCACCCTGAGGACGATGAAGCATTTGAGATCTGGAAGGACAAAGTAGGCGTGCCGGAGCACCGCATCATCCGTCTTGAAGGAAACTTCTGGGATATCGGGGAAGGCCCAAGTGGTCCTAACTCTGAAATCTTCTTTGACCGCGGTGAAGAGTACGGCAATGACCCGGCGGATCCTGAATTGTATCCTGGCGGAGAAAATGACCGTTATCTTGAAATCTGGAATCTTGTATTTTCACAGTTTAATCATAATGCTGACGACACGTACACGCCGCTGCCAAAGAAAAACATTGATACAGGTATGGGTCTTGAGCGTATGGCGTGTGTTGTTCAGGACGTTCCGACCAACTTTGAAACGGATCTGTTTATGCCAATCATTGAAGCAACCGAGCTTGTTTCAAAAGTGCGCTATGGACAGAGTGAAAATGATATGGCATTTAAAGTGATTGCCGACCATATCAGAACCGTTTCGTTTGCAGTAGGGGATGGTGCACTTCCTTCGAATGAAGGACGTGGCTATGTGCTGAGACGACTGCTGAGAAGAGCGGTCCGCTTTGCCAAACAGCTGGGCATCAACCGACCATTTATGTTTGAACTGGTACCGGTTGTAGCGGATATCATGTTTGACTTCTATCCGGAAGTGAAGCAGAAGCAGGAATTTATCCAAAAAGTTATTAAAAACGAAGAGGAACGCTTCCATGAAACGCTGAATGAAGGCCTTGCTATTTTAAATGAGCTGATGAAAGCAGCAAAAGAAAATGGCTCAAATCTGATTCAGGGTAAGGACGTATTCCGTCTTTATGATACATTCGGTTTCCCTGTTGAACTGACAGAAGAGTATGCAGAGGAAAATGGTCTTCAAATTGATCAGGACGGTTTCCGAGCAGAAATGGAAGCACAGCGCTCCCGTGCCCGCGCTGCACGTCAGGAAAGCGGCTCGATGCAGGTTCAGGGTGGCGTTCTGGGCGATATTAAAGTGAATAGTGAATTTGTCGGCTATAGCAGACTGAAGCATGATTCCGTCATTGAAGAGCTTGTCATCAATCAGGAATTTGCCTCTGAAGCATCAGAAGGCCAGGAAGTTCAGTTCATTCTCGCTGAGACTCCATTCTATGCTGAAAGTGGAGGTCAGATTGGTGATAAAGGGATTGTTTCTAACGATCTGGTGACCATTGAGGTGAAGGACGTTAAGAAAGCGCCGAATGGGCAGAACCTTCACACAGGTATTGTCACAGCAGGAACAGTGACTAAAGGTGATGCTGTGACGGCGGAAGTGAAAACAGATTCCCGTAACCGCATTACAAAAAATCATACGGCAACACACCTGCTGCACCAGGCATTGAAGGATGTATTAGGCGATCATGTCAATCAGGCGGGATCTCTTGTTGAGCCGGATCGTCTGCGTTTTGACTTCTCTCACTTTGGCCAGGTGACACAGGAAGAGCTTGAACAAATCGAAGAGATTGTAAACGCAAAAATTTGGACAAGCTATGAGGTAGACACAGCCATTAAATCATTGGATGAAGCAAAAGCGATGGGTGCGATGGCATTATTCGGTGAAAAGTACGGCTCTGAAGTCCGCGTCGTATCGATCGGCGATTACAGTCTTGAGCTTTGCGGAGGCTGCCATGTTGGCAACACAGCTGAAATCGGCTTATTCCGTATTGTATCTGAAGGTGGAATCGGTGCAGGTACCCGTCGTATTGAGGCGGTAACAGGAGAAGCTGCTTACCGTCATATGAACGATCAGATCAACATTCTGAATCGTTCTGCGAAAAAGCTGAAAGCCAACCCGCGTGATCTGGAAACACGTCTTGAAGGTCTCCAGTCTGATGTAAAGGTCCTGCAGCGTGAAAATGAATCTTTAAATGCCAAGCTGTCAAATATCGAAGCGAAAAGCATTCTCGATAAAATCGAAGATGTTGACGGTGTATCCGTATTGGCACAAAAGGTTCAAGCTGCAGATATGAACGCATTGAGAACGATGGCAGATGACGTGAAAAACAAGCTTGGATCCGGCGTACTCGTGTTGATTTCTGTACAGGGAGACAAGGTTCAGATCATTGCAGGCGTCACAAAAGATTTAATCGAAAAAGGCTATCATGCTGGAAAACTGATTAAAGAAGTAGCCGGCATCTGTGGCGGAGGCGGCGGTGGCCGTCCTGATATGGCACAAGCAGGCGGTAAGGATCCATCGAAAGTGGAAGAGGCCCTTCTATTTGTTCCTGAATGGGTGAAATCCGTTTGA
- a CDS encoding IreB family regulatory phosphoprotein, with translation MSSFDKTMRFDFGDESADREVQRVLVQVFKALEEKGYNPINQIVGYLLSGDPAYIPRHQDARNIIRKLERDEIIEELVKFYLQQHKEG, from the coding sequence ATGAGCTCATTTGATAAAACGATGCGGTTCGATTTTGGGGATGAATCGGCTGACAGGGAGGTACAACGAGTCCTGGTACAGGTATTCAAAGCTCTTGAAGAGAAAGGATACAATCCGATTAACCAGATAGTAGGGTATCTTTTATCGGGTGACCCCGCCTATATTCCACGCCACCAGGATGCGAGGAATATCATCCGTAAACTGGAACGGGATGAGATTATTGAAGAACTGGTGAAGTTTTATCTTCAGCAGCATAAAGAAGGATGA
- the ruvX gene encoding Holliday junction resolvase RuvX codes for MRTMGLDVGSKTVGVAVSDALGWTAQGIETIKIDEAAGHFGLKRIKELVQEHEISKIVIGLPKNMNNTLGPRAEASQKYGDMLKSRLDVDIIFWDERLSTMAAERVLLEADVSRSKRKKVIDKMAAVMILQGYLDSASK; via the coding sequence ATGCGTACGATGGGTCTGGACGTAGGCTCTAAAACCGTTGGAGTAGCGGTTAGTGATGCTCTTGGCTGGACGGCCCAGGGCATCGAGACCATTAAGATTGATGAAGCCGCAGGGCATTTCGGCCTGAAGCGCATAAAAGAGCTCGTTCAGGAGCATGAAATCTCCAAAATTGTCATCGGCTTACCGAAAAACATGAACAATACGCTTGGTCCTAGAGCAGAAGCCAGCCAAAAGTATGGTGATATGCTGAAAAGCCGTCTGGATGTGGACATCATTTTCTGGGATGAACGGTTAAGCACGATGGCAGCTGAACGTGTACTGCTGGAAGCGGATGTCAGTCGCAGTAAAAGAAAAAAAGTAATTGATAAAATGGCGGCTGTCATGATCCTTCAGGGATATCTTGACAGCGCGTCAAAATGA
- a CDS encoding DUF1292 domain-containing protein: protein MEHGEKNITVIDEQGNEVLCEVLFTFDSDEFKKSYVLYYPVGDTDEEEIEIHASSFEPDDENAEGELKPIETEAEWDMIEEMLNTFLDEEEEE, encoded by the coding sequence ATGGAGCATGGTGAAAAAAATATTACAGTCATTGATGAGCAGGGTAACGAGGTTCTATGTGAAGTCCTTTTTACATTTGACTCTGATGAATTCAAAAAATCATATGTATTGTACTACCCGGTAGGAGATACAGACGAGGAAGAGATCGAGATTCACGCTTCTTCTTTCGAGCCTGACGATGAAAATGCTGAAGGTGAACTGAAGCCAATCGAAACAGAAGCAGAATGGGATATGATCGAAGAAATGCTCAACACATTCCTGGATGAGGAAGAAGAGGAATAA
- the mltG gene encoding endolytic transglycosylase MltG, with product MSDKKSLIDQWKLNLQERKKEAKKVRKIVFILSVILLFLTAGLVLGGYSYVSAALEPVNPESEEAIPVEIPIGSSVDSITSTLEESGVIRDAQVYKYYLKFNNESEFQAGTYEFTQAMTLDEITESLKTGKIYHEPIFNVTIPEGLTLEQIAGVIEENTDYTQEGFMEKVTDPVFIESLKSQYPELITSDLDNENIKVTLEGYLFPATYPFYEENPSLESIITQMVDAMYNNVSPYLATLPEFTAGDYTGATESGEGEKVMDVHDVLTMASLLEREATASTDRSMIAGIFYNRLEEGMPLQTDPTVLYAKGEWNDRVLFEDLEIQDPYNTYQNQGLPPGPIAAPGLASIEAALNPEASDYLYFLTSAEDGAMYYSETLEEHERKAEQYIYSVNEEQASEEEGS from the coding sequence TTGAGCGATAAAAAATCTTTAATCGATCAGTGGAAACTGAACTTGCAGGAACGAAAAAAGGAAGCAAAAAAAGTAAGGAAAATCGTTTTTATTCTGTCTGTCATTCTGCTGTTTTTAACAGCCGGTTTAGTTCTTGGGGGATATTCGTACGTGAGTGCAGCACTCGAGCCGGTTAATCCGGAAAGTGAAGAAGCCATCCCGGTAGAAATTCCGATTGGATCGTCTGTTGACAGCATCACGTCTACACTCGAGGAGAGCGGAGTTATCAGGGATGCACAGGTGTACAAGTATTATCTTAAATTTAATAATGAATCGGAATTTCAGGCGGGAACCTATGAATTTACACAGGCCATGACGCTTGATGAAATTACAGAAAGTTTAAAAACCGGAAAGATTTATCATGAACCTATTTTTAATGTAACGATTCCGGAAGGACTTACCCTTGAACAGATCGCAGGTGTGATTGAGGAAAATACTGATTACACTCAAGAAGGGTTTATGGAAAAAGTAACTGATCCGGTCTTTATCGAATCATTAAAAAGCCAATATCCTGAACTGATTACGTCAGATTTGGATAATGAAAATATTAAGGTGACACTGGAAGGATACTTATTTCCTGCTACTTATCCGTTTTACGAAGAAAATCCTTCACTTGAGAGTATCATTACTCAAATGGTGGATGCGATGTATAACAATGTGTCTCCATATCTTGCCACACTGCCTGAGTTTACAGCAGGTGATTATACCGGAGCAACTGAAAGTGGCGAGGGAGAGAAAGTCATGGACGTTCACGACGTTCTTACAATGGCTTCTTTGCTTGAGAGAGAAGCAACTGCTTCTACAGACCGCAGCATGATTGCGGGTATTTTTTATAACCGCCTTGAAGAGGGCATGCCGCTTCAGACCGATCCTACTGTTCTCTATGCAAAAGGAGAATGGAACGATAGAGTATTGTTTGAGGATCTGGAAATTCAGGACCCTTACAATACGTATCAGAATCAGGGGCTTCCTCCCGGACCGATTGCAGCACCAGGTCTTGCATCCATTGAAGCTGCACTGAATCCGGAAGCAAGTGATTACCTGTATTTCCTGACTTCTGCTGAAGATGGGGCTATGTATTATTCTGAAACACTTGAAGAGCATGAGCGGAAAGCTGAACAATACATTTACAGTGTAAATGAAGAGCAGGCTTCTGAAGAGGAAGGCTCTTAA
- a CDS encoding O-methyltransferase, with protein sequence MDEKVHQYIENLTADRSDFFMNMENYAKENGVPIMELAGMETLLQFLRLQQPKKLLEIGTAIGYSALRMATEISQVKIVSIERDQERYEKAQQFVQQSGVGDRITLLYGDAFDLIYEVAAYGPFDAVFIDAAKSQSDRFFASYEPLFAENPVVYTDNVLFKGLVAHQTGDESRNVRQMLRKINRFNEWIMSRDDYHTVIIPVGDGLAISKKR encoded by the coding sequence ATGGATGAAAAAGTCCATCAATACATTGAAAATTTAACAGCTGACCGTTCTGACTTTTTCATGAATATGGAGAACTATGCGAAAGAAAATGGTGTACCGATTATGGAACTGGCCGGAATGGAAACCCTTCTGCAGTTTTTACGCCTTCAACAGCCGAAAAAATTGCTTGAGATCGGTACTGCAATCGGCTATTCCGCACTCAGGATGGCGACCGAGATCAGTCAGGTGAAAATCGTCTCTATTGAACGGGATCAGGAGCGCTATGAAAAGGCACAGCAATTTGTTCAGCAATCCGGTGTAGGCGACCGTATCACGCTATTGTATGGAGACGCATTTGATCTAATTTATGAGGTGGCGGCTTACGGTCCTTTTGATGCAGTCTTTATTGATGCAGCCAAAAGTCAGTCTGACCGTTTCTTTGCAAGTTATGAACCATTATTTGCAGAAAATCCGGTCGTTTATACAGATAACGTCTTATTTAAAGGACTTGTTGCACATCAGACAGGTGATGAAAGTAGAAATGTCAGACAGATGCTTCGTAAAATTAACCGGTTTAACGAATGGATCATGTCCAGGGATGATTACCACACCGTCATTATCCCGGTTGGTGATGGTCTGGCAATCAGTAAGAAGAGGTGA
- a CDS encoding peptidase U32 family protein codes for MHKPELLVTPMSVLHMEQLIEAGADAFVVGEQRYGLRLAAEFSREDVAKAVSLAHQHQKKVYVAMNGIFHNDKVEELNDYLSFCQEIQADGVIFGDPAVLMAARESAPEMPLHWNTETTATNYFTCNYWGEKGAKRSVLARELSMDAIVEIKENANVEIEVQVHGMTCMFQSKRSLLGNYFLYQGKAMEIENRKQNKNMLLHDDERNNKYPIFEDENGTHIMSPNDMCIIDELSEMMEAGVDSFKIDGILQEPDYVTAVTALYRKAIDLAADQPEAYEAQKDEWLEQIENMQQPHRPLDTGFFFKETVY; via the coding sequence ATGCACAAACCGGAATTATTAGTGACCCCGATGTCTGTTTTGCATATGGAACAGCTGATTGAAGCTGGCGCTGATGCTTTTGTGGTCGGCGAACAGCGCTACGGCTTAAGACTTGCTGCTGAATTTTCCAGAGAGGATGTAGCAAAAGCTGTCAGTCTGGCCCATCAGCATCAGAAAAAAGTGTACGTAGCCATGAACGGGATTTTTCATAATGATAAAGTGGAAGAATTGAATGATTACCTTTCATTCTGTCAGGAAATACAGGCAGATGGTGTTATTTTCGGAGACCCTGCCGTATTGATGGCGGCAAGAGAATCCGCGCCGGAGATGCCTCTTCACTGGAATACCGAGACAACCGCGACCAATTATTTTACCTGCAACTACTGGGGTGAAAAAGGAGCCAAAAGGTCAGTCCTTGCAAGAGAACTATCAATGGATGCAATTGTTGAAATTAAGGAAAATGCCAACGTGGAAATTGAAGTGCAGGTCCACGGCATGACCTGCATGTTCCAGTCAAAGCGTTCACTGCTTGGTAATTATTTTCTTTATCAGGGCAAAGCGATGGAGATTGAAAACAGGAAGCAGAATAAAAACATGCTTTTACATGACGATGAGCGAAACAATAAATATCCTATTTTTGAAGATGAAAATGGCACGCATATTATGAGTCCTAATGATATGTGTATCATTGATGAGTTGAGTGAGATGATGGAAGCAGGTGTGGATTCCTTTAAAATTGATGGAATTCTGCAGGAGCCGGACTATGTCACTGCCGTCACAGCTTTATACCGCAAAGCGATTGACCTTGCAGCCGATCAGCCGGAAGCGTATGAGGCACAAAAAGATGAGTGGCTTGAGCAGATTGAAAACATGCAGCAGCCTCACCGGCCACTTGATACTGGATTCTTCTTTAAAGAAACGGTTTACTAA
- a CDS encoding peptidase U32 family protein, with amino-acid sequence MTKVIDKISTIKDGKRVIVKKPELLAPAGNLEKLKVAVHYGADAVFIGGQEYGLRSNAGNFTIEEMKEGVEFAKKYGAKIYVTTNIFAHNENIDGLEDYLRGIASAGVAGIIVADPLIIETCKRVAPEVEVHLSTQQSLSNWKAVQFWKEEGLHRVVLARETSGDEIQEMKEKVDIEIETFIHGAMCIAYSGRCVLSNHMTARDSNRGGCCQSCRWDYDLYAVEDGQEKALYGEDDAPFAMSPKDLKLIESIPRMIELGIDSLKIEGRMKSIHYVATVVSVYRKVIDAYCADPENFKIKKEWLEELDKCANRDTATAFFEGVPGYEEQMFGEHGKNTKFDFAGLVLDYNEESKMVTLQQRNYFKPGQEIEFFGPDMDNFTQVVEKIWDERGNELDAARHPLQIVRFKVDQPLRPLNMMRKELSAK; translated from the coding sequence ATGACCAAGGTGATTGATAAGATTTCCACAATCAAAGATGGCAAACGAGTAATTGTGAAGAAACCTGAGTTACTTGCGCCTGCAGGAAACCTTGAAAAGCTGAAGGTAGCAGTGCATTATGGGGCTGACGCTGTCTTTATCGGCGGTCAGGAATACGGATTACGGTCTAATGCCGGAAATTTCACGATTGAGGAAATGAAAGAAGGCGTCGAATTTGCCAAAAAATATGGCGCTAAAATCTATGTAACAACGAATATTTTTGCTCACAATGAAAACATTGATGGCCTTGAAGACTATTTGCGTGGTATCGCTTCAGCCGGAGTGGCAGGAATCATCGTGGCAGATCCGCTTATTATCGAAACGTGTAAGCGTGTTGCGCCGGAGGTTGAGGTGCATCTGAGTACCCAGCAGTCCCTTTCAAACTGGAAAGCAGTTCAATTCTGGAAAGAGGAAGGACTGCACCGTGTTGTACTCGCCCGTGAAACAAGCGGCGATGAAATTCAGGAAATGAAAGAAAAGGTCGATATTGAAATTGAAACCTTTATTCACGGAGCGATGTGTATTGCCTACAGCGGTCGCTGCGTCCTGAGTAACCATATGACAGCACGGGATTCAAACCGTGGCGGCTGCTGTCAGTCGTGCCGCTGGGATTATGACTTATATGCAGTTGAAGATGGTCAGGAAAAGGCACTTTATGGAGAAGATGATGCTCCGTTTGCCATGAGTCCGAAGGATCTGAAGCTGATCGAATCCATTCCGAGAATGATCGAGCTTGGCATTGACAGCTTAAAAATAGAAGGCCGGATGAAATCCATTCACTACGTGGCAACGGTTGTCAGTGTGTACCGGAAAGTCATTGACGCTTACTGTGCAGATCCTGAGAACTTCAAGATTAAAAAAGAATGGCTGGAAGAGCTTGATAAATGTGCGAATCGTGATACGGCAACAGCCTTTTTCGAAGGCGTTCCGGGTTATGAAGAGCAGATGTTTGGTGAACACGGAAAAAATACAAAGTTCGATTTTGCAGGTCTGGTGCTGGATTATAACGAAGAATCTAAAATGGTTACCTTACAACAAAGAAACTATTTTAAGCCGGGGCAGGAAATTGAATTCTTTGGCCCAGATATGGATAACTTCACACAGGTTGTCGAAAAGATCTGGGATGAAAGAGGAAATGAGCTGGACGCAGCGAGACATCCGCTGCAAATTGTCCGTTTTAAGGTGGATCAGCCTTTACGTCCGCTCAACATGATGCGAAAGGAGCTCTCGGCTAAATGA
- the udk gene encoding uridine kinase: MENKPVIIGVTGGSGSGKTSVTKAIYDYFKDQSIAIIEQDYYYKDQSNIPYEERLKTNYDHPLAFDNDLLIEHISQLLKREAVEKPVYDYTVHTRSERTIPVEPKDVIIVEGILVLEDERLRDLMDIKLYVDTDSDLRIIRRMLRDINERGRTIDSVVDQYINVVRPMHNQFIEPTKRYADIIIPEGGQNHVAIDLMVTKIQTILEQKSIV; this comes from the coding sequence ATGGAAAATAAACCCGTAATTATAGGTGTAACAGGCGGTTCCGGATCAGGAAAAACGTCTGTTACAAAAGCGATCTATGACTATTTTAAAGATCAGTCGATTGCAATCATTGAACAGGATTATTATTATAAGGATCAAAGTAATATTCCTTACGAAGAACGATTAAAAACAAACTATGATCATCCGCTTGCTTTTGATAACGATTTATTAATCGAACACATCAGTCAGCTGCTTAAAAGAGAAGCTGTAGAGAAGCCGGTTTACGATTATACGGTTCATACACGATCTGAAAGAACGATCCCGGTAGAGCCGAAAGATGTGATCATCGTGGAAGGCATCCTCGTGCTTGAAGATGAAAGACTTCGCGATCTGATGGATATCAAATTATATGTGGATACAGATTCAGATCTGCGCATTATCAGACGTATGCTTCGTGATATCAACGAGCGGGGCCGCACGATTGATTCTGTCGTGGACCAGTATATTAACGTGGTCCGTCCGATGCATAATCAGTTTATTGAGCCGACTAAGCGCTATGCGGATATTATTATTCCGGAAGGCGGACAGAACCATGTTGCCATTGATTTAATGGTAACGAAAATTCAAACGATTCTTGAACAAAAGTCAATTGTGTAA